In Paenibacillus kyungheensis, the following are encoded in one genomic region:
- a CDS encoding HEPN domain-containing protein, protein MIYKVIHGFKGLKIIPEVQDINFWNDYTIKAGSVLTEDKMGYLLSGENELQDSIDYTFSVMIGQINFKNLINNVCLIKDLETENSYDLDSELEYDCRLIQLFLFCTWIIKDNAINLSHSYLYSNEKELLLPNVKAINFTTSRSSSNTTDFSQIELKQAIEFFYKYILNESPRNARLRSEIENGMDPLGILKELLQPNPTTPPIAGQIINTEQNSKVFHYYTFDPYNNYDRITRSIQFIAFVRSQSEPTLKIVFYILFLEILLSRSNSKISENLRTRTALLISKSQRENSWVIERVKSAYGIRSKYVHGSKMSFRDNQVDFIIQLSADIDCICRSLFVCIKEKHSEILNLESENEITVYINDLKN, encoded by the coding sequence ATGATCTATAAGGTAATACATGGATTTAAAGGATTGAAAATAATACCAGAAGTTCAAGATATTAATTTTTGGAATGATTACACTATTAAAGCTGGCTCAGTATTAACAGAAGATAAAATGGGATATCTTTTAAGTGGAGAAAACGAGCTTCAAGATTCTATTGACTATACTTTTTCTGTTATGATTGGTCAGATAAATTTTAAAAACTTAATAAATAATGTATGTCTTATAAAAGATTTAGAGACAGAAAATTCGTATGATTTAGATAGTGAGTTAGAATACGATTGTCGTTTAATTCAACTATTTCTTTTTTGTACTTGGATAATAAAAGATAATGCTATTAATTTAAGCCATTCATATTTATACAGCAATGAGAAAGAATTACTACTACCAAATGTTAAAGCAATTAATTTCACAACTTCTCGAAGTTCAAGTAATACAACTGATTTTTCTCAAATAGAACTTAAACAAGCTATTGAATTTTTTTATAAATATATTTTAAATGAATCGCCTCGTAATGCGCGTTTAAGAAGTGAGATAGAAAATGGAATGGATCCTTTGGGTATATTAAAAGAACTTCTTCAACCTAACCCTACTACGCCTCCTATCGCTGGACAAATTATTAATACTGAACAAAACTCAAAAGTCTTTCATTACTATACATTTGATCCTTACAATAATTATGATCGAATCACAAGAAGTATTCAATTTATTGCCTTTGTTCGATCACAATCTGAACCAACTCTTAAAATCGTATTTTACATTTTATTTCTTGAAATACTCCTCTCAAGAAGTAATAGTAAAATTTCTGAAAATCTAAGAACTAGAACAGCTTTATTAATAAGTAAAAGTCAAAGAGAAAACTCTTGGGTTATAGAAAGAGTTAAAAGTGCCTATGGAATTAGGTCAAAGTATGTTCATGGTTCAAAAATGTCTTTTAGAGATAATCAAGTTGATTTTATAATTCAACTTTCAGCAGATATAGATTGTATTTGTCGAAGTTTATTTGTTTGTATAAAGGAGAAACATTCTGAAATTTTAAATTTAGAAAGCGAAAATGAGATTACGGTCTATATAAATGATTTAAAAAATTAA
- a CDS encoding TetR/AcrR family transcriptional regulator encodes MVRKREFNEEQALDAAMQLFWANGFEATSLTDLTTGMGIQRPSLYATFGDKRELFESSLRKYNQWHAVSVRQQLQGHVSVQEAFRAFFEQIAEEAYGENPSRGCFCINTMVELATHDEKIEILTREHQMYLTVIFQERLEEGVQAGQLPKSIHTKSLAQTLIVSLIGLTVMLKSRPERSFIQHSITGILSLLND; translated from the coding sequence ATGGTACGTAAGCGCGAATTTAACGAAGAACAAGCGTTGGATGCGGCAATGCAATTATTTTGGGCAAATGGATTTGAAGCGACCTCTCTGACAGATCTAACAACAGGAATGGGCATACAGCGTCCTAGTCTATATGCTACTTTTGGCGATAAGCGAGAACTATTTGAATCTTCTTTGCGCAAATACAATCAATGGCATGCGGTATCTGTTCGTCAGCAGTTGCAGGGTCATGTATCGGTACAAGAGGCATTTCGTGCTTTTTTTGAGCAGATTGCTGAGGAAGCTTATGGAGAGAATCCAAGTAGAGGATGTTTTTGTATTAATACAATGGTAGAGCTAGCCACCCATGATGAGAAGATCGAAATTTTAACGCGCGAACATCAGATGTATTTGACGGTTATTTTTCAGGAACGCTTAGAAGAGGGAGTACAAGCAGGACAACTACCAAAAAGCATCCATACCAAGTCACTGGCACAGACGCTAATCGTATCGTTAATAGGGCTTACGGTAATGTTAAAATCACGACCAGAACGTTCTTTTATCCAACATTCGATCACAGGCATTTTGTCTTTATTAAATGATTAA
- a CDS encoding ABC transporter ATP-binding protein — protein sequence MTTLLPTILTAEHLTKTYNDHNHPALSDVSLTIRKGECVGIVGESGSGKSTLARCLLRLESLDQGTIAFREQPYHSLKGSALRQARQRIGAVFQHPTAALNPKLAIIDSLMEPLDLQPALRPSFISSDHYNRQQIATQLLEQVHLPATLLSAYPHELSGGQKQRVTIARAISTEPDLILLDEPTASLDVTSQAAVLKLLQELQQSLHLSYLFISHDLAAVYQMSDRIVVMRHGQIVDQFAANDLYHDERHEYTASLLDVFLA from the coding sequence ATGACTACTCTATTGCCCACTATTTTAACAGCAGAGCATCTAACCAAAACGTACAACGATCACAATCATCCTGCACTGTCTGATGTATCATTGACGATCCGTAAAGGAGAATGTGTAGGGATTGTTGGTGAAAGCGGCAGTGGTAAAAGTACACTGGCCCGCTGTCTATTGCGCTTGGAATCGCTAGATCAAGGGACGATTGCATTTCGAGAACAACCGTATCATTCGCTAAAAGGATCTGCTTTGCGTCAAGCCCGTCAACGTATTGGAGCTGTATTTCAACATCCGACAGCCGCACTCAATCCGAAGCTTGCTATTATCGACTCCTTAATGGAGCCGCTTGATCTACAGCCAGCATTACGTCCTTCGTTTATCTCGTCTGATCACTACAATCGACAACAGATCGCGACTCAATTGTTAGAACAGGTTCATTTGCCGGCAACATTGTTATCTGCTTATCCACATGAATTAAGCGGTGGACAAAAACAGCGTGTAACGATAGCACGAGCGATCAGTACTGAACCTGATCTGATTTTATTGGATGAGCCTACAGCAAGTCTGGATGTTACTAGCCAGGCGGCTGTATTGAAGTTGCTACAAGAACTGCAACAATCTCTACATCTATCCTACTTATTTATTTCGCATGATCTAGCGGCAGTATACCAGATGAGCGACCGTATTGTGGTCATGCGTCATGGACAGATTGTCGATCAATTTGCTGCAAATGATCTGTACCATGACGAGCGACATGAATATACAGCTTCTTTACTGGATGTATTTTTAGCGTAA
- the nikC gene encoding nickel transporter permease, whose amino-acid sequence MNLRIGLRYLFLSLFLLFLILALVWTPYNPYHIQMSDRLQTPSALHWLGTDHLGRDLLSRIMEGARTTVGISLTIMFVSLLIGVPFGLLSGYIGGWFDKGFKKIIDAFMTLPDYIFALILSGLLGPGLVNLIFAITAVKWVSYARLVRSIVLEQRQKDYVHLAEISGMKPWTLVIKHILPHTIGNLLVLATLDIGKIILMIASLSYIGLGPQPPSPEWGAMLSEGRTYFQTAPHLMIFPGLCIVITVLLTNSWGDILRDRYDVHVQPVLSKRSVSSILSRKGV is encoded by the coding sequence ATGAATTTAAGAATAGGACTACGTTATCTCTTCTTGAGTCTATTCCTTTTATTCCTGATTCTTGCTCTAGTCTGGACACCTTATAACCCCTATCATATTCAAATGAGTGATCGGCTTCAGACTCCTAGTGCACTGCACTGGTTAGGAACCGATCATCTTGGAAGAGATCTGTTATCTCGTATTATGGAAGGTGCTCGGACAACGGTAGGGATCAGTCTAACGATTATGTTCGTATCGCTTCTTATCGGTGTTCCGTTTGGATTGTTATCCGGTTATATCGGCGGCTGGTTCGATAAAGGATTCAAAAAAATAATAGATGCATTTATGACATTACCTGATTATATTTTTGCTCTGATTTTAAGTGGATTACTCGGGCCTGGATTAGTGAACTTGATCTTTGCGATTACAGCAGTCAAATGGGTCAGTTATGCAAGGTTAGTACGAAGTATTGTACTGGAACAACGACAAAAAGATTATGTCCATCTTGCGGAAATCAGCGGGATGAAGCCGTGGACATTAGTCATAAAGCATATTTTGCCTCATACGATTGGTAATCTTCTCGTATTGGCTACGCTTGATATCGGTAAAATTATTTTGATGATCGCTTCGCTATCGTATATCGGTCTTGGGCCACAGCCACCTAGCCCTGAATGGGGAGCGATGTTAAGCGAAGGAAGAACGTATTTTCAGACTGCTCCGCATCTTATGATTTTCCCGGGATTATGTATTGTGATCACTGTTCTACTGACTAATAGCTGGGGTGATATTTTACGTGATCGGTATGATGTTCATGTTCAACCCGTATTATCCAAACGTTCTGTTTCTTCGATTCTATCGCGCAAAGGAGTGTAA
- a CDS encoding MFS transporter produces the protein MKQQTVHRPFTRSIAFLFAITCGLAVANIYYAQPLLDSLAVAFGITHSLIGIVITVTQLCYAVGLFLLVPLGDLIPRRPLIIGHMALSVIALVVVGLSPTVYILFGGLAMVGLLAVVTQTLVAYASSLAKPIERGQIVGIVTSGIVIGILFARSLAGWLTDLAGWRSVYLVSAFLMSGMTIILFNILPTDRQVKSSLSYPQLLFSVLKLYKQQRLLQIRGVLAMLIFIAFSMLWTSIVLPLSEPSFSLTHTAIGAFGLAGIAGTLGAVRAGKLADQGKAQWTTGIALVLLLLSWIPLSWIGHSLYWLILGIVLLDLAVQAVHVTNQSMLFTIMPEARGRLTASYMIFYSIGSAIGSMASTMMYSYAGWSGVCYLGAGVSIIALLFWLVTLKNPANHKSFT, from the coding sequence ATGAAGCAACAGACTGTACATAGACCATTTACTCGCTCTATCGCTTTTTTATTTGCTATTACTTGTGGGTTAGCTGTTGCCAATATTTATTATGCGCAACCTTTATTGGACTCGTTAGCTGTAGCATTTGGTATTACTCATTCATTGATCGGTATCGTGATCACAGTCACTCAACTCTGTTATGCAGTAGGTCTATTTCTACTTGTGCCTCTAGGAGATCTGATACCACGAAGACCGTTAATTATTGGACATATGGCATTGTCTGTGATTGCCCTTGTCGTTGTAGGCTTGTCTCCAACGGTATACATCTTGTTCGGAGGATTAGCTATGGTAGGATTGTTGGCAGTAGTCACTCAGACACTCGTTGCTTATGCTTCTTCTCTTGCTAAGCCTATAGAACGTGGACAGATCGTAGGTATCGTCACCAGTGGAATTGTGATCGGAATTTTATTTGCCCGTTCGCTGGCAGGATGGTTGACTGATCTAGCAGGTTGGAGGTCTGTCTATCTGGTATCTGCTTTTCTTATGAGTGGTATGACTATCATCTTATTCAACATATTGCCGACCGACCGTCAAGTGAAATCCTCGTTATCTTATCCTCAGTTACTTTTTTCTGTGCTGAAATTGTATAAACAACAGCGCCTTTTACAAATACGGGGTGTACTCGCGATGTTGATCTTTATTGCGTTTAGTATGTTATGGACTTCGATAGTATTGCCGTTAAGTGAGCCTTCATTTTCACTTACACATACAGCGATTGGAGCATTTGGATTAGCAGGGATTGCTGGCACACTCGGAGCAGTACGAGCGGGCAAATTAGCAGATCAGGGAAAAGCACAATGGACAACAGGTATAGCGCTTGTATTGTTACTGCTGTCATGGATTCCTTTGTCTTGGATAGGGCACTCGTTGTATTGGTTGATTTTAGGGATTGTATTATTGGATCTAGCGGTACAAGCTGTTCATGTGACCAATCAGAGTATGCTTTTCACTATTATGCCAGAAGCACGTGGTCGCTTAACCGCCAGTTATATGATTTTTTACTCTATCGGTAGTGCAATCGGTTCGATGGCTTCGACGATGATGTATAGTTATGCAGGTTGGAGCGGAGTATGTTATCTTGGGGCTGGAGTAAGTATTATCGCTCTACTATTCTGGTTGGTAACGCTAAAAAACCCGGCTAACCACAAGTCTTTTACGTAA
- the nikA gene encoding nickel ABC transporter substrate-binding protein, with product MLLSFARTLRYPISLLIIVLVLSGCTSPSSSSTTSEATPKRLTLLFNVQSNTIDPHTDVNYTASRAGISETLVKVDDQQQLQPWLATSWESKDGQHWTFQIRPDVTFHSGTSVDAQAVKDSLERVIQTNPAIRNALHIEKITAKGQTLQIVTDTPLPQFPSELVHPNTGIIDTAVDAGTPSGTGPFVLAQFKPGIEVDVKRNPTYWDGQVKLDEATFSFNEDANARLLALQSGNADVVYRFPVESLSQLQTDPNLVIESVPGLRAHQLIYNMNHTHLAKLPVRQAIDSLLNRQEIVDAVMSGQASVAKGPFLTDSPFSPPYTDKPFDIQRARTLFAQAGYTVSNGIVTDNGTPLTFKLITYQSRAELPLIAQLLQANAAQLGIKLEIQQVDNADEYLAENKDWDMAIYSFITAPRGDASYLLNSVYTPTGGLNYGQVKDAQLNTLIQQLNQTVDSDQRNHIAQQAVEMIDRNLLNSYIIHPNNFVAHQKNVSGWVTSKSEYYMLTKDLDVN from the coding sequence TTGTTATTATCTTTTGCTCGCACATTACGTTATCCGATCTCATTATTGATAATTGTTCTAGTATTAAGCGGTTGTACTTCGCCATCGTCATCTTCTACAACTAGTGAAGCAACTCCCAAAAGGCTAACACTTCTATTTAATGTTCAAAGCAATACGATTGATCCACATACTGATGTGAACTATACCGCTTCGCGCGCAGGAATTAGTGAAACACTGGTTAAAGTCGATGATCAGCAACAATTACAACCATGGCTAGCCACTTCTTGGGAAAGTAAAGATGGACAACACTGGACATTCCAGATTCGTCCTGATGTCACTTTCCATAGTGGTACGTCTGTTGATGCACAAGCAGTTAAAGATTCTCTCGAACGTGTGATTCAAACCAATCCTGCGATTCGTAATGCTCTACATATCGAGAAGATAACTGCTAAAGGGCAAACGTTACAGATTGTGACGGATACCCCTCTTCCTCAATTCCCTTCAGAACTGGTACATCCGAATACCGGTATTATAGATACGGCTGTAGATGCAGGTACACCCAGTGGTACAGGTCCTTTTGTACTGGCTCAATTTAAGCCGGGCATAGAAGTCGATGTGAAGCGTAATCCTACCTACTGGGATGGACAGGTGAAGTTAGATGAAGCAACATTCTCATTTAATGAAGATGCTAATGCTCGTCTGCTGGCTCTACAATCAGGGAACGCCGATGTGGTCTATCGTTTTCCTGTAGAAAGTCTATCTCAATTACAAACCGATCCTAATCTAGTGATCGAATCGGTTCCCGGCTTACGTGCTCATCAATTAATTTACAATATGAATCATACACATCTGGCAAAATTACCTGTACGTCAAGCCATCGATTCCCTTTTGAATCGTCAAGAGATTGTAGATGCTGTCATGTCAGGTCAAGCTTCTGTAGCCAAAGGGCCTTTTTTGACAGATTCACCATTCTCTCCCCCATACACAGACAAGCCATTTGATATACAGCGTGCACGTACCTTATTCGCTCAAGCTGGATATACAGTAAGCAATGGTATAGTGACGGATAATGGAACACCGCTAACGTTCAAACTGATCACTTATCAATCACGTGCTGAGTTGCCTTTGATTGCACAGTTATTGCAAGCTAATGCTGCTCAATTAGGAATTAAGCTAGAGATTCAACAAGTGGATAATGCGGATGAGTATTTAGCAGAAAATAAAGATTGGGATATGGCGATCTATAGCTTTATTACAGCACCACGCGGTGATGCAAGTTACCTGCTCAATTCGGTCTATACCCCAACAGGCGGACTAAATTACGGACAAGTGAAAGATGCTCAATTAAATACATTAATCCAACAATTGAATCAAACGGTAGATAGTGATCAACGTAACCATATTGCTCAACAAGCTGTCGAAATGATTGACCGCAACTTGCTAAATTCGTACATTATTCATCCGAATAATTTTGTTGCTCATCAAAAAAATGTGAGTGGCTGGGTTACAAGCAAAAGCGAATATTACATGTTAACGAAAGATCTGGATGTGAATTAA
- a CDS encoding LCP family protein, with protein sequence MIYKDIRTITISEVGHLLKKILQKWKWIVSICLIVGVSTVGYYTYSIYQFAHTISIADDTYHSPATDQEQATPVSIPKWDGKEPVYILLMGTDTRDADSNGRSDSMMVATIDPVTKKAYIMSILRDTYVDIPGHGSSRLNAAYSYGGVELAKETVSNLLGIPIDYYVTIDFEGFKTLVDKIGGVEIDVEKDMNYTDGGDQHRYDIHLTKGLQHLDGTHALQYVRFRHDATSDFTRTERQRKFLTALAAELQSSTSIVKLPSILSSIAPYLHTNLSLTDMIKLSSLGLDINLDKTEKLQIPPNHLLQEIKVKGASVIGVDNRKLHEYVQEQLSESNDN encoded by the coding sequence ATGATTTATAAAGATATTAGAACTATAACAATAAGTGAGGTTGGTCATTTGCTAAAAAAGATACTACAGAAATGGAAATGGATTGTAAGCATTTGTCTTATTGTAGGTGTAAGTACAGTTGGATATTATACATATTCGATTTACCAGTTTGCTCATACGATTTCGATTGCAGATGATACTTATCATTCGCCTGCTACTGATCAAGAGCAAGCTACTCCTGTATCCATTCCCAAATGGGATGGTAAAGAACCTGTATATATTTTATTGATGGGTACAGATACCCGGGATGCAGATAGTAATGGACGCTCGGATTCGATGATGGTTGCCACGATTGATCCTGTGACCAAAAAAGCTTATATCATGTCTATTTTACGAGATACGTATGTAGATATTCCGGGTCATGGAAGCAGTCGATTGAATGCGGCATATTCGTATGGTGGTGTAGAACTTGCCAAAGAAACGGTAAGTAATCTACTGGGGATTCCGATCGATTATTATGTAACGATCGACTTTGAAGGATTTAAAACGTTGGTCGATAAAATTGGTGGTGTTGAGATCGATGTAGAGAAAGATATGAATTATACCGATGGCGGTGATCAGCACCGATATGATATTCATTTGACCAAAGGATTACAGCATTTGGATGGAACGCATGCGCTTCAATATGTACGCTTTCGTCATGATGCTACATCAGACTTTACCCGTACAGAGCGTCAACGTAAGTTTTTAACTGCTCTAGCAGCAGAATTGCAAAGCTCGACTTCGATTGTCAAATTACCTAGTATTTTGAGTTCGATTGCACCTTATCTGCATACTAATCTTTCGCTGACTGATATGATTAAACTATCTTCACTCGGCTTAGATATCAATCTCGATAAAACCGAAAAATTGCAGATTCCTCCGAATCATTTACTGCAAGAAATCAAAGTTAAAGGTGCTTCAGTAATCGGCGTAGATAATCGCAAGTTGCACGAATATGTGCAGGAACAATTATCTGAGAGCAACGATAATTGA
- the nikB gene encoding nickel ABC transporter permease has protein sequence MRMLIQKITGLLLFLFILSFISFCLLKLVPGDPVRSMLRVDDVAVTNEQIQQMRAQLGLDQSVFVQYGYWLQNLFSLDLGHSYMTARPVFSEFIEKIPYTLMLTGTSLLVMMIISLPLGILSALYRGRWTDHISRIFALIGSSIPSFWLGLLLIDLFAVKLRILPSMGEGSWQHLILPSITLGIAMSAVYVRLVRASILESSHQEFIRSARARGIGKKRIFTFHLMRHSLIPLLTVFSESIGSLLGGTVMIEVLFAYPGLGKWIVDAITARDYPIIQGYMLFMSIFIVLLNMAVEWSYRYINPAIAIGQRKKGATS, from the coding sequence ATGCGTATGTTGATACAAAAAATAACAGGATTATTGCTGTTTCTGTTCATTTTATCGTTTATCAGCTTTTGCCTGCTCAAGCTTGTACCCGGCGATCCGGTACGTAGTATGTTGCGGGTAGATGATGTAGCTGTAACCAATGAGCAGATTCAGCAGATGCGAGCACAATTGGGATTAGATCAGTCTGTGTTTGTTCAATATGGGTACTGGCTTCAAAATCTATTTTCATTAGATCTAGGTCATTCGTATATGACTGCACGACCTGTATTTAGTGAATTTATCGAAAAAATTCCGTATACACTTATGCTGACAGGTACTTCGCTATTAGTTATGATGATCATTTCGCTACCACTCGGGATTCTATCTGCTTTATACCGGGGTCGATGGACTGATCATATTAGTCGCATTTTTGCTCTAATCGGTTCTTCGATTCCAAGCTTTTGGTTAGGTCTATTATTAATCGATCTATTTGCAGTAAAGCTTAGAATACTGCCTTCTATGGGAGAAGGTTCATGGCAACATCTTATTCTGCCATCTATTACACTTGGTATCGCTATGTCTGCGGTATATGTACGATTGGTGCGAGCTAGCATTTTGGAAAGTAGTCATCAAGAATTTATTCGTTCTGCTCGGGCTAGAGGAATTGGCAAAAAGCGTATTTTCACTTTTCATCTCATGCGTCATAGTCTAATACCGCTATTAACTGTTTTTAGTGAAAGTATCGGTAGTCTACTTGGAGGAACAGTCATGATCGAAGTTCTGTTTGCTTATCCTGGTCTGGGTAAATGGATTGTCGATGCGATTACAGCGCGGGATTATCCGATTATTCAAGGCTATATGCTATTTATGAGTATTTTTATCGTATTACTGAATATGGCTGTCGAATGGTCGTATCGTTATATCAATCCAGCGATTGCTATCGGTCAGCGGAAAAAAGGAGCGACTTCATGA
- a CDS encoding GTP-binding protein yields MMTMIEQSSKIPVTVLSGYLGAGKTTLLNHVLNNREGLKVAVIVNDLSDVNIDADLIRDGGGLSRTDEKLVEMSNGCICCTLREDLLVEVERLARDGRYDYLLIESTGIGEPVPVAQTFSYIDEEQGIDLTQFTRLDTMVTVVDAQGFWHDYYSRESLADRGQAAGEDDTRRIVHLLIEQVEFCDVLILNKCDLIEPDELERLETALRGLQPNAKIIRSTYGKVDPQEILNTGRFDFEQASQSAGWIQEMMKEEHTPETEEYGISSFVYKRKVPFHPERLLQWITQWPQEVVRAKGILWLATRNRTAISFSQAGSSKQLSPAGLWMAALTEEERQYHLGENYPLPTDWDEVWGDRVTKLVLIGIHLDRAQIEQSLDQTLLTEEEMNSNWKKFKDPFPQLGQ; encoded by the coding sequence ATCATGACGATGATCGAACAATCTTCTAAGATTCCCGTAACCGTATTAAGTGGTTATCTAGGCGCAGGGAAAACGACATTGCTTAATCATGTGTTAAACAATCGCGAAGGCTTGAAAGTAGCGGTTATTGTAAACGACTTGAGTGATGTAAATATTGATGCAGACCTTATTCGTGATGGCGGAGGATTATCGCGAACTGATGAGAAATTAGTCGAAATGTCTAATGGTTGTATCTGTTGTACATTACGCGAAGACTTGCTGGTCGAAGTAGAACGGCTTGCTCGTGATGGACGTTATGATTATTTATTAATCGAATCGACAGGGATTGGCGAACCGGTTCCTGTCGCTCAGACATTTAGCTATATTGATGAAGAACAGGGAATCGATCTGACGCAGTTTACCCGTCTGGATACGATGGTCACTGTGGTGGATGCTCAAGGCTTCTGGCACGATTATTATTCGCGTGAATCTCTTGCAGATCGTGGACAAGCCGCAGGCGAAGACGATACACGCCGTATTGTGCATTTATTGATCGAACAAGTTGAATTTTGCGATGTATTGATTTTGAATAAATGCGATCTGATTGAACCTGATGAATTAGAACGATTAGAAACAGCACTACGAGGACTGCAACCGAATGCCAAAATCATCCGTTCCACTTATGGCAAAGTAGATCCACAGGAGATATTGAATACAGGGCGATTTGATTTCGAACAAGCGAGTCAATCGGCAGGCTGGATACAGGAAATGATGAAAGAAGAGCATACACCAGAGACAGAAGAGTATGGAATCAGTTCTTTTGTATATAAACGCAAAGTTCCTTTTCATCCAGAGCGCTTGTTGCAATGGATTACACAATGGCCACAAGAAGTAGTACGTGCGAAAGGGATTCTCTGGTTAGCTACACGTAATCGGACAGCGATCTCGTTCAGTCAAGCAGGCAGTTCCAAGCAATTATCGCCGGCTGGCTTATGGATGGCTGCTCTGACGGAGGAAGAACGACAATATCATCTGGGAGAAAATTATCCATTACCTACAGATTGGGATGAGGTGTGGGGCGATCGGGTAACCAAGCTTGTACTGATAGGAATACATCTGGATCGTGCGCAGATTGAACAGTCTTTGGATCAGACTTTACTGACTGAAGAAGAAATGAACTCCAATTGGAAAAAGTTCAAAGATCCTTTTCCACAATTAGGTCAATAA
- a CDS encoding ABC transporter ATP-binding protein — protein sequence MLAIQGLTVHHQSHTLVHPLDLQLERGEWLALAGESGSGKTLTSLAIGGLLSADLHAHGSIELAGKQLLHLPESELRLIRGRDIAYVFQDYQGAFTPFITVGKQMDEMIRAHTSLSRQQRHSICIERLEQVELPAKQVYHSYPFELSGGQLQRAAIATALLLSPKVLIADEPTTALDSLTSRSIITLIQRIQQETGIAILWITHDLRQVQRTADTLLIMKSGRVVESGKSHSIFFHPTHPYTIQLLSSIPKLPSRYRLELQNKQVNI from the coding sequence ATGTTAGCTATACAAGGATTGACTGTTCATCATCAATCACATACCCTTGTCCATCCGCTTGATCTTCAGCTAGAACGTGGAGAATGGTTAGCTCTTGCCGGTGAAAGTGGAAGCGGAAAAACATTAACCAGTCTAGCGATAGGCGGATTGCTATCAGCGGATCTTCATGCTCATGGCAGTATTGAGTTAGCAGGTAAGCAATTATTGCATTTGCCAGAATCTGAACTTCGGTTGATTCGAGGACGTGATATTGCTTATGTATTTCAAGATTATCAGGGGGCATTCACTCCATTTATTACAGTTGGCAAGCAAATGGATGAAATGATACGTGCTCATACTTCCTTGTCCCGTCAACAGCGTCACTCTATTTGTATAGAACGATTAGAACAAGTAGAATTACCTGCCAAGCAAGTCTATCATAGCTACCCGTTTGAATTAAGTGGCGGACAGTTACAACGTGCTGCGATTGCTACAGCATTACTTTTATCACCTAAAGTATTGATTGCTGATGAACCCACTACAGCGCTAGATAGTTTAACTTCTCGCTCTATCATTACGTTGATTCAGCGTATACAGCAAGAAACAGGTATTGCTATTTTGTGGATTACGCATGATCTACGTCAAGTACAGCGTACAGCAGATACATTGCTGATTATGAAGTCAGGTCGAGTTGTAGAATCTGGGAAAAGTCATAGTATCTTTTTCCATCCTACACATCCGTATACGATTCAACTGTTATCGTCGATTCCCAAGTTACCTTCTCGCTATCGTCTAGAGTTACAAAATAAGCAGGTGAACATATAA
- the rpsN gene encoding 30S ribosomal protein S14 gives MAKKSKVVRQQQREQMVAKYADLRRELKAKGDYEALQKLPRNSSPTRLKSRCQITGRPRGYLQKYKVSRIVFRELAHKGQIPGVQKASW, from the coding sequence ATGGCTAAAAAATCAAAAGTCGTTCGTCAACAACAACGTGAACAAATGGTTGCTAAATATGCAGATTTGCGTCGTGAACTAAAAGCAAAAGGAGACTATGAAGCATTGCAAAAATTACCACGCAATTCTTCACCAACCCGACTCAAAAGTCGTTGCCAGATCACAGGAAGACCAAGAGGATATTTACAAAAGTACAAAGTATCCCGTATCGTATTTCGCGAGTTAGCACACAAAGGTCAGATTCCCGGGGTACAAAAAGCAAGCTGGTAA